The Puntigrus tetrazona isolate hp1 chromosome 4, ASM1883169v1, whole genome shotgun sequence genome includes a window with the following:
- the LOC122342346 gene encoding globoside alpha-1,3-N-acetylgalactosaminyltransferase 1-like yields MLARHSVLMVVVFGMVLSGLIYLNNIQCRLVYKQPDVLAGRTDVASVSPWSAPIIWEGNFDSALIDSIYKQHNLTIATTVFAMGKYTRFVKDFLESAEEHYFVGFRVHFYLFTDQPESVPEVKMGENRTLTIQKVPVLNRWQDISMSRMEKLEKLIETELASKADYIFCLDVDTKFYGRWGAETLGRLVGVIHPYLYNVPRNQFTYERRPASKAYIAAEEGDYYYAGAAFGGSLEDVHHLTRTCREQLSIDAANSIEAVWQEESHLNKYFLLNKPSKLLSPEYMWRGISEQAAPIKIVRFTNVPKNYAEIRPNP; encoded by the exons ATGTTGGCCCGTCACAGTGTTCTCATGGTTGTGGTCTTTGGGATGGTGTTGAGCGG gctCATTTACCTGAACAACATCCAGTGCAG GTTGGTGTACAAGCAGCCGGACGTGTTGGCAGG tcGTACGGATGTTGCGTCGGTGTCACCGTGGTCCGCTCCAATCATCTGGGAGGGAAACTTTGACTCGGCGCTGATCGACTCTATCTACAAACAACACAATctcaccatagcaaccacagtCTTCGCTATGGGAAA ATACACGCGTTTTGTCAAAGATTTTCTGGAGTCAGCGGAGGAACATTACTTCGTCGGATTTCGAGTGCATTTCTACCTGTTTACGGATCAGCCAGAATCGGTTCCTGAGGTGAAGATGGGTGAAAACCGTACTCTGACAATTCAGAAGGTTCCGGTTTTGAACCGATGGCAGGACATCAGTATGAGCAGGATGGAAAAACTGGAAAAACTGATAGAGACTGAACTAGCCTCCAAGGCGGACTACATTTTTTGCCTTGACGTAGATACAAAGTTCTACGGGCGCTGGGGTGCGGAGACCTTGGGTCGTCTGGTAGGTGTGATACATCCTTATCTCTATAATGTTCCAAGGAATCAGTTCACCTACGAGCGCAGACCAGCGTCTAAAGCTTACATTGCCGCTGAAGAAggtgattattattatgccGGTGCTGCATTTGGTGGATCGTTGGAGGATGTGCATCATCTCACCAGAACCTGCAGAGAGCAGCTGAGCATCGACGCCGCGAACTCCATTGAGGCCGTATGGCAAGAGGAGTCTCACTTGAACAAGTATTTCCTTTTGAACAAACCCAGTAAACTGCTCTCTCCTGAGTATATGTGGCGGGGCATCAGTGAACAAGCAGCCCCGATAAAGATCGTTCGCTTCACTAATGTACCTAAAAACTATGCTGAAATTCGCCCGAACCCGTAG